The Cyprinus carpio isolate SPL01 chromosome A5, ASM1834038v1, whole genome shotgun sequence genome has a segment encoding these proteins:
- the LOC109064654 gene encoding barH-like 1 homeobox protein codes for MEVSNGSSFGIESILSHRPTSPCMSKGGCRSPAELSPRSDLDSGCSSPPSPRRTSVEDAVQRHARALGLDSPLQLSQQPRTVTSSFLIRDILADCKPLAACAPYSSTGQSAQDAEDCMDKLHSNSSSDSEYRVKDEADREISSSRDSPSSRLKKPRKARTAFTDHQLAQLERSFERQKYLSVQDRMELAASLNLTDTQVKTWYQNRRTKWKRQTAVGLELLAEAGNYSALQRMFPSPYFYPQSLVSNLEPGPGLYLYRGPSAPPPPVQRPLVPRILLHGLQGSGDPASLPGVIPRHTPR; via the exons ATGGAAGTATCAAACGGGTCGAGCTTTGGGATCGAGTCTATACTTTCTCACAGACCGACCAGTCCGTGTATGTCGAAGGGGGGGTGCAGGTCTCCAGCGGAGTTGAGCCCGCGGTCGGACCTGGACAGCGGCTGTTCGTCGCCTCCCTCCCCGAGACGGACTTCGGTGGAAGACGCGGTGCAAAGACACGCTCGCGCTCTCGGACTGGACTCTCCTTTACAATTATCCCAGCAGCCGCGAACAGTCACGTCCTCGTTCTTGATCAGAGACATACTAGCGGACTGCAAACCCCTGGCAGCCTGTGCTCCTTATTCCAGCACTGGACAGTCAGCACAAGATGCTGAAGACTGTATGGACAAACTTCACAGCAATTCGTCCTCGGACAGTGAATACAGGG TGAAAGACGAAGCTGATCGAGAAATCTCCAGCAGCAGAGACAGTCCCAGCTCCCGGCTGAAGAAGCCTCGTAAAGCGCGCACTGCGTTCACGGATCACCAGCTCGCGCAGCTCGAGCGCAGCTTCGAGCGTCAGAAGTACCTGAGCGTGCAGGACAGGATGGAGCTGGCAGCCTCTCTCAACCTCACCGACACACAGGTCAAAACATGGTACCAAAACCGCAG aacGAAGTGGAAACGGCAGACAGCGGTTGGGCTGGAGCTCCTCGCAGAAGCAGGGAATTACTCAGCTCTACAGAGAATGTTCCCATCACCCTATTTTTACCCCCAAAGTTTGGTGTCTAACCTCGAGCCGGGACCAGGGTTGTATCTGTACAGAGGGCCGTCCGCGCCTCCTCCACCGGTTCAGCGGCCTCTGGTCCCGAGGATCCTCCTGCACGGTCTTCAGGGCAGCGGAGACCCAGCATCTCTCCCTGGAGTGATACCGCGACACACGCCGCGATGA